The sequence below is a genomic window from Brevibacillus agri.
CCAGGTGCAGCACGAGGCGACGACCAAAATCGTGCAAGCCGCGAAAAAAATCATCGAGGAGCTGGGCATCCCCGTCTACGACGAGCGCAAGCGGACAGGCGTCATCCGCACGATCGTGGCGCGAGTAGCTTTTGCCACAGGCGAAACGCAGCTAACGCTGGTGACAGCCACCAAGGAAATTCCCCGCGTCAAGGAGCTGATCCTGGAGCTGCGCACGCGCCTGCCCGAGCTTGTCAGCATCGCGCAAAACGTTAATCCGCAAAAAACGTCGCTTGTCTTCGGCGACCAGACGTTCTCCCTGTGGGGCAGGCCCGCTATCGCGGAAAAGCTCGGGGAGCTGTCGTTTGACTTGTCGGCGCGCGCCTTTTTCCAACTGAATCCGGAGCAGACGAAGAAGCTGTACAACGAAGTGAAAAAGGCCGCCGCCTTGACTGGCAAGGAGCTTGTGCTCGACCTGTACTGCGGCACGGGCACGATCGGCCTGTGGCTCGCTCCGCATGCCCGCGAAGTGCGCGGCATCGAGCTGATCCCGGAAGCCGTCGAGGACGCCAACCGCAACGCGGCGCGCAACCAGGCGACAAACGCAAGCTTCCACGTAGGCCGCGCCGAGGTACTGATGCCAAAATGGGCCAAACAAGGCACGCGCCCGGACGTCGTTGTCGTCGACCCGCCGCGCACCGGGCTGGATGATGCGTTGATTCGTTCGCTGCTGGATGTGCAGCCAAAGCGGATTGTGTACGTGTCCTGCAACCCGTCGACATTGGCGAAGGACGTGGC
It includes:
- the rlmD gene encoding 23S rRNA (uracil(1939)-C(5))-methyltransferase RlmD is translated as MPTHKKEQETTIRVGQQMTLTIKSLGINGEGIGYFKRKIVFVEGALPGEVVHAEVTEAREKYATARLLRVVEKSSARTVPPCPVYKECGGCSLQHMDYAAQLASKQEIVIESLRKYARLSDPPVAPTIGMDNPWSYRNKAQFQVGKQNGKLIAGLYQTGSHKLVDLEGCQVQHEATTKIVQAAKKIIEELGIPVYDERKRTGVIRTIVARVAFATGETQLTLVTATKEIPRVKELILELRTRLPELVSIAQNVNPQKTSLVFGDQTFSLWGRPAIAEKLGELSFDLSARAFFQLNPEQTKKLYNEVKKAAALTGKELVLDLYCGTGTIGLWLAPHAREVRGIELIPEAVEDANRNAARNQATNASFHVGRAEVLMPKWAKQGTRPDVVVVDPPRTGLDDALIRSLLDVQPKRIVYVSCNPSTLAKDVAKLLQRYELASVQPVDMFPHTAHVEVTVRLERKDTAK